A section of the Gloeobacter violaceus PCC 7421 genome encodes:
- a CDS encoding MerR family transcriptional regulator: MLQIGQFARLGRVSVKTLRHYDEIGLLRPSHIDRQSGYRFYAAAQLVTLARILQLKELGLPLAAIARSLNEPDTLDTALAIRRRELEQAIAADRARLRRLDTLRAALAERAGGDVVIRRIEPVWALSARARVRGPGGEITHLFEDLEHSARHARAAASPFLLIHERDGPDGGWDVEACVPVRPEAEFGGAAGLVEGAAEAAAVTFRGPYAGADAIVERLSSWCATQATAPGGPLRETYFAFGADQDGYRLPRWMLAARPSEYVTEIALPIAVFPSTAEDNRL; encoded by the coding sequence ATGTTGCAGATCGGGCAATTTGCCAGACTCGGGCGCGTATCGGTTAAGACGCTTCGGCACTACGACGAGATCGGCTTGCTCAGGCCCAGCCACATCGACAGGCAGTCGGGCTATCGCTTCTATGCCGCCGCGCAACTGGTCACGCTTGCGCGCATCCTGCAGCTCAAAGAACTCGGCCTGCCGCTCGCGGCGATCGCTCGAAGCCTGAACGAGCCGGACACCCTGGACACAGCGCTGGCAATCCGGCGCCGGGAGCTGGAGCAGGCGATCGCCGCCGACAGGGCGCGGCTCCGACGCCTCGACACCCTGCGCGCCGCACTTGCCGAGCGGGCCGGCGGAGACGTTGTGATCCGTCGCATCGAACCGGTCTGGGCGTTGAGCGCACGTGCGCGTGTGCGCGGGCCGGGTGGCGAGATCACTCACCTGTTCGAGGACCTCGAACACAGTGCGCGTCACGCTCGAGCAGCGGCGAGTCCGTTCCTCCTCATCCACGAACGGGACGGTCCGGACGGTGGCTGGGATGTGGAGGCTTGCGTCCCGGTTCGGCCGGAGGCGGAATTCGGCGGCGCGGCGGGTCTGGTGGAGGGCGCCGCCGAGGCCGCCGCAGTCACCTTTCGCGGACCCTATGCCGGCGCCGATGCCATTGTCGAACGCCTGAGCAGCTGGTGTGCCACTCAGGCAACCGCTCCCGGAGGTCCGCTGCGCGAGACCTATTTCGCCTTCGGTGCCGATCAGGACGGCTACCGTCTGCCGCGGTGGATGCTCGCCGCCCGCCCGTCCGAGTACGTCACCGAGATCGCGCTGCCGATCGCCGTGTTCCCCTCCACCGCGGAGGACAACCGCCTGTGA
- a CDS encoding ABC transporter permease: MHDLFVKARTLLAVQYAYMLEYRAELLLWALSGSLPIILMGVWIQAAQGGRFGLGPLDFARYFLAVFVVRQLTVVWVIWEFEREVVEGKLSPLLLQPIDPVWRHVAGHISERFARMPFIVILVGLFFLLYPQAFWLPRWTDALLFVGLVVLVFALRFLIQYTLALLAFWTERASAIEELWFLCYLFLSGLIAPLEVFPPLVREVALWTPFPYLVHFPAGILVGLPVDLPRGLLVMAVWGGLFFVLNRWLWRRGLKQYSGMGA; encoded by the coding sequence ATGCATGATCTATTCGTCAAAGCCCGCACGCTGCTTGCGGTGCAGTACGCCTACATGCTCGAATACCGGGCGGAGCTGTTGCTGTGGGCGCTCTCGGGGTCGCTGCCGATTATCTTGATGGGGGTGTGGATCCAGGCGGCCCAGGGGGGACGCTTCGGTCTCGGTCCCCTCGACTTTGCCCGCTACTTTTTGGCCGTATTCGTCGTCCGCCAACTCACGGTCGTCTGGGTGATCTGGGAGTTCGAGCGCGAGGTAGTGGAGGGCAAACTCTCGCCGCTGTTGCTGCAGCCCATCGACCCGGTATGGCGTCATGTGGCGGGTCACATCAGCGAAAGATTCGCCCGGATGCCCTTCATCGTGATCTTGGTCGGTTTATTTTTCTTGCTCTATCCCCAGGCGTTCTGGCTACCCCGCTGGACCGACGCGCTGTTGTTCGTCGGTTTGGTTGTTCTGGTCTTTGCGCTGCGCTTTTTGATTCAATACACCCTGGCGCTGCTCGCTTTTTGGACCGAACGCGCCTCAGCGATCGAGGAATTGTGGTTTTTGTGCTACTTGTTTCTTTCGGGGCTCATCGCGCCTCTGGAGGTTTTTCCGCCGCTGGTGCGGGAGGTGGCGCTGTGGACGCCTTTTCCGTATCTGGTGCACTTCCCCGCCGGCATTCTGGTCGGCCTGCCGGTGGATTTGCCGCGCGGCTTGTTGGTGATGGCCGTTTGGGGAGGGCTATTTTTTGTCCTGAACCGCTGGCTGTGGCGGCGTGGGCTCAAGCAGTACTCGGGGATGGGCGCCTGA
- a CDS encoding FG-GAP repeat domain-containing protein, translating into MEQICRYFAKLSSQVLEEAPLSKAHARLRLSMSVSLARAAAVGIGWLALSTGLAQPLPAAIEFAEAPTVAVGTAPEAVVKGDFDGDGDLDLAVANNGSDNVSILSNNGRGRFSRSATVPAGDGPSGIEAADLNGDGRVELAVTNADSGTVSVLVNNGSGGFSPGATVAVGEYARGITSGDLDGDGDLDLAVTNQFSSNVSILLNSDGTLAPAVNVSTGPYTNPSDVVAGDFDGDGDLDLAAIDSPSYDTSAVLLSNNGDGSFAAGVTIASFYFYNQAETLVAGDFDGDSDLDLAVNLGGGYAPPYIALLRNDGSGVFSQSPKTAQVSSGGSAIESGDFDGDGDLDLFASGRFSNTVSVIRNNGTDFASEVRFVAGESVQGLAVGDFDADGDLDVAAANYDSNNLAVLFNSRNQLVAPKVVKLQGYSSSAALGDIDGDGDLDLVTASSRDFDQGIGIFRNRGNSLFTPSKAPIFNTDPNDVALADFNGDGSLDLIVADSSSLFIFVNDGSGLFTAPPLSSDVGGEAIATADVDGDGDIDIATASGSTVQLLSNLGGSLAPPVSLTTGGSPDDLVFGDVDGDGDADLVTRDQSSGTVSVLKNAGGAFAAPLVFRVGDNPQDFSLGDIDGDGDLDIGVSRRYDDVVALLRNDGTGSFGAPTNLPVGDNPSGLLLADFDNDGDLDLATFENVGISVRENLGGGSFSSAATTAVTADGPLSPELLAGDLDGDGDLDVAAAADLLFAGVDTITILRNTLVPSLP; encoded by the coding sequence ATGGAACAGATTTGCCGCTATTTCGCCAAGCTTTCCAGCCAGGTACTCGAAGAAGCCCCCCTGTCTAAGGCCCATGCCCGTCTACGACTGTCGATGTCTGTGTCGCTCGCTCGGGCTGCGGCCGTCGGTATCGGCTGGCTGGCTTTGAGCACCGGTCTTGCCCAACCGCTACCGGCCGCCATCGAATTTGCCGAAGCGCCCACCGTGGCGGTGGGCACTGCTCCTGAGGCGGTGGTCAAGGGCGATTTCGACGGCGACGGCGATCTGGATCTGGCTGTGGCCAACAACGGCTCCGATAACGTCTCGATTCTGAGCAACAACGGTCGGGGGCGGTTCAGCCGCTCGGCCACGGTGCCGGCCGGTGACGGACCGAGTGGGATCGAAGCTGCCGATCTCAACGGCGACGGCCGGGTGGAACTGGCCGTCACCAACGCCGACTCCGGCACCGTCAGCGTCCTGGTCAACAACGGCAGCGGTGGATTCAGCCCTGGGGCCACCGTCGCCGTGGGCGAATATGCGCGGGGGATCACCAGCGGCGACCTGGACGGCGACGGCGATCTGGATCTGGCGGTGACCAACCAGTTCAGCTCCAACGTTTCGATTTTGCTTAATAGCGACGGCACCCTCGCCCCGGCCGTGAACGTGAGTACCGGTCCTTATACAAATCCGAGCGACGTGGTGGCGGGCGACTTCGACGGCGACGGCGATCTCGATCTGGCCGCGATCGACAGCCCTTCTTACGACACCAGCGCCGTCCTGCTGAGCAACAACGGCGACGGCAGCTTTGCCGCCGGGGTCACCATCGCCTCGTTTTATTTCTACAATCAGGCCGAGACGCTGGTAGCCGGCGACTTCGACGGGGACAGCGATCTGGATCTGGCGGTCAACCTAGGCGGTGGTTACGCCCCCCCTTACATCGCGCTCCTGCGCAACGACGGCAGTGGCGTCTTCAGCCAGAGCCCCAAGACCGCGCAAGTCAGCAGTGGCGGCTCGGCCATCGAAAGCGGCGACTTCGATGGCGACGGCGATCTCGACCTGTTCGCCTCCGGAAGATTTTCAAATACGGTCTCGGTAATCCGCAACAACGGTACAGACTTTGCCAGTGAGGTCCGCTTCGTGGCGGGCGAAAGCGTTCAGGGACTTGCTGTCGGCGATTTCGACGCCGACGGCGACCTCGATGTCGCTGCGGCCAATTACGACAGCAACAACCTGGCAGTGCTGTTCAACTCACGCAACCAGCTGGTAGCGCCGAAAGTGGTCAAACTTCAAGGCTACAGCTCGTCAGCCGCCCTTGGCGATATCGACGGCGACGGCGACCTCGACCTGGTGACAGCAAGCTCCCGCGACTTCGATCAAGGTATCGGCATCTTCCGCAACCGGGGCAACAGCCTCTTTACTCCCTCGAAGGCCCCTATCTTCAATACCGATCCTAACGATGTCGCCCTTGCTGATTTCAATGGCGACGGTAGCCTGGATCTGATCGTCGCCGACAGTTCCTCTCTGTTCATCTTTGTCAACGATGGATCGGGTCTATTCACGGCGCCGCCGCTCTCTTCGGATGTGGGGGGGGAAGCCATTGCCACCGCCGATGTGGATGGTGACGGCGACATCGATATCGCCACGGCTTCGGGAAGTACCGTGCAGCTGTTGAGCAATCTCGGCGGCAGCTTGGCCCCGCCGGTCAGCCTCACCACCGGCGGCTCGCCGGATGATCTGGTTTTCGGCGACGTGGACGGCGACGGCGACGCGGATCTGGTGACGCGCGATCAGTCCTCGGGCACCGTCTCGGTGCTCAAGAACGCAGGCGGCGCTTTCGCGGCGCCGCTGGTCTTCAGGGTCGGCGACAACCCACAGGATTTTTCGCTGGGGGACATCGACGGCGATGGCGACCTCGATATCGGCGTCTCACGGCGCTACGACGACGTGGTGGCCCTGCTGCGCAACGACGGCACCGGCAGCTTCGGCGCTCCGACGAACCTGCCGGTGGGCGATAACCCGTCGGGCCTGTTGCTGGCGGACTTCGACAATGACGGCGATCTTGACCTGGCGACGTTCGAGAACGTTGGCATCTCTGTCCGAGAGAACCTGGGCGGTGGCAGCTTCTCGAGTGCCGCCACGACCGCCGTAACAGCGGATGGCCCCCTCAGCCCCGAGTTGCTGGCGGGCGATCTCGACGGCGACGGGGACCTCGATGTGGCGGCAGCGGCCGACTTGTTGTTCGCGGGTGTCGATACGATAACCATCCTGCGCAACACGCTGGTGCCGTCGCTGCCCTGA
- a CDS encoding ABC transporter ATP-binding protein — MPPIIHVQNLSKVYPVADKEPGLVGTLRHFFRRQYKLIEAVQQVSFEIEPGAVVGFLGANGAGKTTTLKMLTGLIYPSAGTVAVAGFVPFRRERDFLNKITLVMGQKQQLIWDLPALDSLRVNAAVYGLSDAEAARRVGELAEMLALGDKLNQPVRKLSLGERMKAELLAALLHRPQVLFLDEPTLGLDVNAQTAVRAFLKEYNTRYGATVLLTSHYMADITALCERVLLIHLGKLIYDGSLDGLLNRFAPYREVRAEFGRAYSREELAPYGEVEMLAECEARFLVERDELVHTVGRMLAELQVVDLEVSDPPIEEVIGKVFLTGSVA; from the coding sequence ATGCCGCCCATTATCCACGTCCAGAATCTCAGCAAGGTCTATCCGGTCGCCGACAAAGAGCCGGGTCTGGTCGGGACGCTGCGCCATTTTTTTCGCCGCCAGTACAAGCTCATCGAAGCGGTGCAACAGGTCTCTTTCGAGATCGAGCCGGGGGCGGTGGTCGGTTTTTTGGGCGCCAACGGCGCGGGCAAGACGACCACCCTCAAGATGCTCACGGGGCTGATTTACCCTTCGGCGGGGACGGTGGCGGTGGCGGGGTTCGTGCCTTTTCGCCGGGAGCGGGACTTTTTGAACAAGATCACCCTGGTGATGGGTCAGAAGCAGCAGCTCATCTGGGATCTGCCCGCCCTCGATTCGCTGCGGGTCAACGCCGCCGTCTACGGCCTCAGTGACGCCGAGGCGGCGCGGCGCGTGGGCGAATTGGCCGAGATGCTTGCCCTGGGCGACAAGCTCAACCAGCCGGTGCGCAAGCTCTCGCTGGGCGAGCGGATGAAGGCGGAGTTACTCGCGGCGTTGTTGCACCGGCCGCAGGTTCTGTTTCTCGACGAGCCGACTCTCGGCCTCGATGTCAATGCCCAGACGGCGGTGCGGGCGTTCTTGAAAGAGTACAACACCCGCTACGGAGCGACGGTATTGCTCACCAGCCACTACATGGCCGACATCACCGCCCTGTGCGAGCGGGTGCTGCTCATTCACCTCGGCAAACTCATCTACGACGGCAGCCTGGACGGCCTGCTCAACCGCTTCGCGCCTTACCGGGAAGTACGCGCCGAATTCGGCCGCGCTTATAGCCGCGAGGAACTGGCCCCCTACGGTGAAGTCGAAATGTTGGCCGAGTGCGAGGCGCGCTTTTTAGTCGAGCGCGACGAACTGGTGCACACCGTCGGTCGTATGCTCGCTGAATTGCAGGTGGTGGACCTCGAAGTGAGCGATCCGCCCATCGAAGAGGTGATCGGCAAGGTGTTTTTGACAGGCTCCGTGGCCTAG
- the rsgA gene encoding ribosome small subunit-dependent GTPase A yields MNLDPFGWDSFFAQAFAGYPENEYAPGRVIAEHRGSYGVATEMGEVAAAVSGRLRHAARGPADFPAVGDWVVLERRELPGHGLIQAVLPRKSRFARRAAGGPSEAQLVAANVEVLFLVSGLDGDFNVRRIERYLVLAWESGANPVIVLNKADVCSELEKRVQAVERVAAGVPVVAVSAAAGGLESLASWLTPGRTVALLGSSGVGKSTIANRLLGNPVQAVQGVREHDSRGRHTTTARQLLQLPGGALLIDTPGMRELQLLAGEDSLEAAFADVEALARRCRFRDCSHANEPGCAVQAALQTGELEAARLESYRKLQREAAFEARRQDRSAAQIEKERWKRIHKAQRERQKP; encoded by the coding sequence ATGAATTTGGATCCTTTCGGTTGGGATAGTTTTTTCGCGCAAGCTTTCGCGGGCTATCCCGAGAATGAATACGCTCCAGGCCGGGTGATTGCCGAACACCGCGGCAGCTATGGGGTGGCCACAGAAATGGGGGAAGTGGCGGCGGCGGTCTCCGGACGCTTGCGCCACGCGGCGCGCGGGCCGGCGGATTTTCCGGCGGTGGGCGATTGGGTGGTGCTTGAGCGCCGGGAGTTGCCCGGGCACGGTCTGATCCAGGCGGTGCTGCCCAGAAAGAGCCGGTTCGCCCGGCGGGCGGCGGGCGGGCCGAGCGAGGCACAACTGGTGGCGGCCAATGTGGAAGTGCTGTTCCTGGTGAGCGGTCTGGACGGCGACTTCAATGTGCGGCGCATCGAGCGCTATCTGGTGCTCGCCTGGGAGTCCGGTGCCAACCCGGTGATCGTCCTCAACAAGGCCGACGTGTGCAGCGAGCTTGAGAAGCGGGTGCAGGCGGTGGAGCGGGTGGCTGCGGGGGTGCCGGTGGTGGCGGTGAGCGCCGCTGCGGGCGGCCTGGAAAGCCTCGCTTCCTGGCTTACCCCCGGCCGGACGGTGGCCCTTTTGGGCTCCAGCGGCGTGGGCAAATCGACGATTGCCAACCGGCTTTTGGGCAACCCGGTTCAAGCAGTCCAGGGCGTGCGCGAGCACGACAGCCGCGGCCGGCACACGACGACTGCCCGCCAACTGCTGCAACTGCCTGGGGGAGCCCTGCTCATCGACACCCCCGGCATGCGCGAGTTGCAGTTGTTGGCGGGAGAGGACAGTCTGGAAGCGGCTTTTGCCGATGTTGAAGCGCTCGCCCGCCGGTGCCGCTTTCGCGATTGCAGCCACGCCAACGAACCCGGCTGCGCGGTGCAGGCCGCCCTGCAGACAGGCGAACTGGAGGCGGCGCGGCTGGAAAGCTACCGCAAACTCCAGCGCGAAGCGGCCTTCGAAGCGCGCAGGCAAGATCGCAGCGCCGCCCAGATCGAGAAGGAACGCTGGAAGCGAATCCATAAAGCCCAGCGCGAGCGCCAAAAGCCCTAG
- a CDS encoding ABC transporter permease: MRYVRVLQLFWSTAIAAEAEYRANFLLAAVNSLGNLAGSLFGLFLFYRADYTFAGWRWEEALVVLGIFTVFQGFSATFLSPNLNRIVQQVQQGTLDFVLLKPISSQFWLSARTVSPWGLPDLLFGMLLIFYAGAQLGIEPLDYLLAAVPLACGFAILYSLWFMLGATSIWFVKIYNVTEVLNGLLEAGRYPMVAYPVPYRFFFTFVIPVAFLTTIPAEALLGRGEVGWLFAAGALAAGLLVASGFFWRFALRFYTSASS; encoded by the coding sequence ATGCGCTACGTTCGCGTGCTGCAGCTGTTCTGGTCCACGGCTATCGCCGCCGAGGCGGAGTACCGCGCCAACTTTTTGCTCGCCGCCGTCAACAGCCTCGGCAATCTGGCCGGGAGCCTGTTTGGGCTCTTTCTGTTCTATCGGGCCGACTACACCTTCGCCGGTTGGCGCTGGGAGGAGGCGCTGGTGGTGCTGGGCATCTTCACCGTTTTTCAGGGCTTTTCGGCGACTTTTTTGAGCCCCAATCTCAACCGGATCGTGCAGCAGGTGCAGCAGGGCACCCTCGATTTTGTGCTGCTTAAGCCCATCAGCAGCCAGTTCTGGCTCTCGGCGCGTACCGTCTCGCCCTGGGGGTTGCCGGATCTCTTGTTTGGGATGCTTTTGATTTTCTACGCGGGCGCCCAACTGGGCATCGAGCCGCTCGATTACTTACTTGCAGCGGTGCCGCTGGCCTGCGGTTTTGCGATTCTCTACAGCCTCTGGTTCATGCTCGGGGCGACGAGCATCTGGTTTGTGAAAATCTACAACGTCACCGAGGTGCTCAACGGACTTCTGGAGGCGGGGCGCTATCCGATGGTGGCCTATCCGGTCCCCTACCGCTTCTTCTTTACCTTCGTGATCCCGGTGGCGTTTTTGACCACCATTCCGGCGGAAGCGCTTTTGGGCCGCGGCGAGGTCGGCTGGCTGTTTGCCGCCGGAGCGCTCGCGGCGGGCTTGCTGGTCGCATCGGGATTTTTTTGGCGCTTCGCGCTGCGCTTCTACACCAGTGCCTCCAGCTAG
- a CDS encoding sigma-70 family RNA polymerase sigma factor, whose protein sequence is MKQAQEQAGSWEWINSTGGAWMNNAAPLFSLGESRPSLADATHALVLQLQPILRERQRLCADTSIGTERRAQNLRILEREAQRQGLVQLHQRLALICRNYVARKGTGGPECLDIESFVEEVILLTHARLPEFNPDKARFSTWFGSHILRQVYTDMQRRIDPSWQRPEPTTAAGRAERQIARRIARPDSLDRPVRLSAGGDESTSQAELVSVSYPCVEDGLIEEDCRERFVEALEQLGEADKVLLTRLYLLGETQKEIAASLGRTPARISQRLRQICTRLAAALGSGFQEDCIDTQFCEALRRCVP, encoded by the coding sequence ATGAAACAAGCGCAAGAACAGGCCGGCTCCTGGGAGTGGATCAACAGCACGGGTGGAGCATGGATGAATAACGCCGCACCTCTGTTTTCCCTGGGGGAAAGCAGACCTTCGCTCGCCGACGCCACCCATGCCCTGGTCCTGCAGCTGCAGCCGATCTTGCGCGAACGGCAGCGTCTGTGCGCAGATACGTCCATCGGCACCGAGCGACGCGCCCAGAACCTGCGCATTCTGGAGCGCGAAGCCCAGCGCCAGGGTCTGGTGCAGCTGCACCAACGCCTCGCGCTGATTTGCCGCAACTACGTGGCGCGCAAGGGCACCGGTGGCCCCGAATGCCTCGATATCGAATCGTTCGTCGAAGAGGTGATCCTGCTCACCCACGCGCGCCTGCCGGAATTCAACCCCGACAAAGCCCGCTTTTCCACCTGGTTCGGTTCCCATATTCTCAGACAGGTCTATACCGATATGCAGCGCCGCATCGATCCCAGTTGGCAGCGTCCCGAACCGACGACGGCGGCAGGACGGGCCGAGCGCCAGATCGCCCGCCGCATCGCCCGTCCCGACTCCCTCGACCGCCCGGTGCGGCTGAGCGCGGGGGGTGACGAATCGACCAGCCAGGCCGAACTGGTCAGTGTCTCCTACCCTTGCGTGGAGGACGGTCTGATTGAAGAAGATTGCCGGGAGCGCTTCGTCGAAGCCCTTGAGCAGCTTGGTGAGGCCGATAAAGTCCTGCTCACCCGCCTCTATTTGCTGGGTGAGACCCAAAAAGAGATCGCCGCTTCGCTGGGGCGCACCCCGGCGCGCATTTCCCAAAGACTGCGCCAGATCTGCACCCGGCTTGCGGCGGCACTGGGAAGCGGCTTTCAGGAGGACTGCATCGACACCCAGTTTTGCGAAGCCCTGCGGAGGTGCGTGCCGTGA
- a CDS encoding VOC family protein, producing MSDQGFTHIALPVSDLDATIAFYARYARMQVVHRRSDPKSGDEVAWITDQTRPFVIVLLQKPEVEHRLLPPAHLGVACESREQVDRLCVQAREEGCLRDGPDDYGPPVGYWAFLADPDGHTLELSFGQEVTFTVEQAGGKSDKPEPAGVHS from the coding sequence ATGAGCGACCAAGGTTTTACCCACATTGCGCTACCCGTGAGCGATCTTGATGCCACCATCGCCTTTTACGCCCGCTACGCCCGCATGCAGGTGGTGCACCGCCGCAGCGACCCGAAAAGCGGCGACGAAGTGGCCTGGATCACCGACCAGACGCGGCCGTTTGTGATCGTGCTGTTGCAAAAACCGGAAGTCGAGCACCGGTTGCTCCCGCCCGCCCATCTGGGGGTGGCCTGCGAGAGCCGCGAGCAGGTGGATCGCCTCTGCGTCCAGGCCAGGGAGGAAGGCTGCCTGCGCGACGGCCCGGACGATTACGGCCCGCCGGTGGGCTATTGGGCGTTTCTGGCCGACCCCGACGGTCACACACTGGAGTTGTCCTTCGGCCAGGAAGTGACCTTTACCGTCGAGCAGGCGGGCGGAAAATCCGACAAGCCCGAGCCCGCCGGGGTGCACTCCTGA
- a CDS encoding alpha/beta hydrolase family protein translates to MTRRIASCLLIYLLAVWIVPFPRAFAQPQVVGDLPRKAAGFEQIEGVETQYGVVRTSDGSRLRTIVTRPLGSTGRLPVLYFVQWLSCDTVEIQDASGWSDMLRRMARESGAVFARVDKSGVGDSLGPPCAVLDYDTEIRHHREALAQLLAHPWVERDRLYLLGASMGSRMAPRVAAGVPVDGIISWGGGADTWFERQVGFQSRAWRWEKFDPAHFGQRMTDASRLYAQWLLAGERPQAQASSAVGATWSGLTGADGQLLFGRSPVWHEQAQRQPVLGDWAAVRAPVLVLLGEYDWFETADAARLIAEAVAASGSLTRFEILPRMDHHFKVFPGRSGLTHPTGGRADARPAVQSMTAWLRERGVRAPAR, encoded by the coding sequence GTGACGCGCCGTATCGCCAGCTGCCTGCTCATCTACCTGCTTGCCGTCTGGATTGTTCCATTTCCACGGGCCTTCGCCCAGCCCCAAGTCGTCGGCGACCTGCCCCGCAAGGCGGCTGGATTCGAGCAAATCGAGGGTGTGGAAACGCAGTATGGTGTCGTGCGCACCAGCGACGGGAGCCGGTTGCGGACGATCGTTACACGGCCGCTCGGCAGCACCGGCCGACTGCCCGTGCTCTACTTCGTGCAATGGCTCTCGTGCGACACAGTCGAGATACAGGACGCCTCCGGCTGGTCGGACATGCTCCGGCGCATGGCGCGAGAGAGCGGGGCTGTATTCGCGCGCGTCGATAAATCGGGCGTCGGCGACAGCCTCGGCCCGCCCTGCGCCGTGCTCGATTACGACACCGAGATCCGGCACCACCGCGAAGCCCTTGCCCAACTCCTCGCCCATCCTTGGGTCGAGCGCGACCGACTTTACCTCCTTGGCGCTTCGATGGGGTCGCGCATGGCACCGCGGGTGGCGGCTGGCGTACCCGTCGACGGGATCATCTCCTGGGGCGGCGGCGCCGACACATGGTTCGAGCGTCAGGTCGGTTTCCAGAGCCGCGCCTGGCGCTGGGAAAAGTTCGACCCGGCACACTTTGGCCAGCGCATGACCGACGCCTCCCGTCTCTACGCCCAATGGCTCCTCGCGGGCGAGCGGCCTCAAGCCCAGGCCAGCAGCGCCGTCGGCGCGACCTGGTCCGGGCTGACGGGTGCAGACGGGCAGCTTCTATTCGGTCGATCGCCGGTGTGGCACGAGCAGGCACAACGCCAGCCGGTGCTGGGCGACTGGGCCGCGGTACGCGCACCCGTGCTGGTGTTGCTCGGCGAGTACGACTGGTTCGAGACCGCCGACGCCGCACGGCTGATCGCCGAAGCGGTCGCCGCTTCTGGGAGCCTCACGCGCTTCGAGATCCTGCCGCGCATGGACCATCACTTCAAGGTGTTCCCTGGTCGGAGCGGTTTGACCCACCCGACCGGCGGGCGCGCCGACGCCCGGCCCGCGGTCCAGTCGATGACCGCCTGGCTGCGTGAAAGAGGCGTGCGAGCGCCGGCCCGCTAG
- a CDS encoding glutathione S-transferase family protein, whose protein sequence is MALPLLVIGNKNYSSWSLRPWLALKQAGYAFEELRISLDTAETRAQILTHSPSGKVPVLIDGGLRIWESLAICEYVAEQLPEAGLWPADPAVRAVARSVSCEMHAGFAALRAGMPMDTRARHTGWPMSPAVMDDIDRIANLWRCCRMQYGGGGDFLFGRFTIADAMYAPVVTRFMTYGVLLDEDLGRYCQALLALAPFQQWLEAARQEPETLAVLRP, encoded by the coding sequence ATGGCTCTTCCCCTTCTGGTGATCGGCAACAAAAACTATTCCTCCTGGTCGCTGCGCCCCTGGCTCGCCCTCAAGCAGGCCGGTTACGCCTTTGAAGAGCTGCGCATCAGCCTCGACACCGCCGAGACCCGCGCCCAGATCCTCACCCACTCGCCCTCCGGGAAGGTGCCCGTGCTCATCGACGGCGGCCTGCGCATCTGGGAATCGCTTGCCATCTGCGAGTATGTCGCCGAGCAGTTGCCCGAAGCCGGGCTGTGGCCTGCGGATCCGGCGGTGCGGGCGGTGGCGCGCTCCGTCAGCTGCGAGATGCACGCCGGTTTTGCCGCCCTGCGCGCCGGGATGCCCATGGACACCCGCGCCCGCCACACCGGTTGGCCGATGTCCCCCGCCGTCATGGACGACATCGACCGCATCGCCAATCTGTGGCGCTGTTGCCGCATGCAGTACGGCGGCGGCGGCGACTTTCTGTTCGGCCGCTTCACGATCGCCGATGCGATGTACGCGCCGGTAGTCACCCGCTTTATGACCTACGGCGTTCTGCTCGACGAAGACCTTGGACGGTACTGCCAGGCGCTGTTGGCCCTCGCCCCTTTTCAGCAATGGCTGGAGGCGGCCCGACAGGAGCCTGAGACTCTGGCCGTCCTCCGTCCCTGA